Proteins encoded together in one Microcebus murinus isolate Inina chromosome 18, M.murinus_Inina_mat1.0, whole genome shotgun sequence window:
- the PHOSPHO1 gene encoding phosphoethanolamine/phosphocholine phosphatase isoform X3 produces the protein MSGCFPVSGLRCLSRDGGMAAQGAPRFLLIFDFDETIVDENSDDSIVRAAPGQRLPESLRATYREGFYNEYMQRVFKYLGEQGVRPRDLRAVYEAIPLSPGMADLLQFVAKQGACFEVILISDANTFGVESALRAAGHHGLFRRILSNPSGPDARGLLALRPFHTHSCTRCPANMCKHKVLSDYLRERAHDGVHFERLFYVGDGANDFCPMGLLAGGDVAFPRHGYPMHRLIQEAQKAEPSSVRANVVPWETAADVRLHLQQFSSTANS, from the exons ATGAGCGGGTGCTTCCCAGTTTCTGGCCTCCGATGCCTGTCTAGG GACGGCGGGATGGCCGCGCAGGGCGCGCCTCGCTTCCTCCTGATCTTCGACTTCGATGAGACTATCGTGGACGAAAACAGTGACGACTCAATCGTGCGTGCCGCGCCCGGCCAGCGGCTGCCAGAGAGCCTGCGCGCCACCTACCGCGAGGGCTTCTACAACGAGTACATGCAGCGCGTCTTCAAGTATCTGGGCGAGCAGGGCGTGCGGCCGCGGGACCTGCGCGCAGTGTACGAAGCCATCCCCCTGTCGCCGGGCATGGCCGACTTGCTGCAGTTTGTGGCCAAGCAGGGTGCCTGCTTCGAGGTTATTCTCATCTCGGATGCCAACACCTTCGGCGTCGAGAGCGCGCTGCGCGCCGCCGGCCACCACGGCCTGTTCCGCCGCATCCTCAGCAACCCTTCAGGGCCCGACGCGCGGGGACTGCTGGCACTACGGCCCTTCCACACACACAGCTGCACGCGCTGCCCCGCCAACATGTGCAAGCACAAGGTGCTCAGCGACTACCTGCGCGAGCGGGCTCACGACGGCGTGCACTTCGAGCGCCTCTTCTACGTGGGCGACGGCGCCAACGACTTCTGCCCCATGGGGCTGCTGGCGGGCGGCGACGTGGCCTTCCCTCGCCACGGCTACCCCATGCACCGCCTCATCCAGGAGGCGCAGAAGGCAGAGCCCAGCTCCGTGCGCGCGAATGTGGTGCCCTGGGAAACCGCCGCCGACGTGCGCCTCCACCTGCAACAG TTCAGTTCCACCGCAAACAGTTAA
- the PHOSPHO1 gene encoding phosphoethanolamine/phosphocholine phosphatase isoform X4, translating to MSGCFPVSGLRCLSRDGGMAAQGAPRFLLIFDFDETIVDENSDDSIVRAAPGQRLPESLRATYREGFYNEYMQRVFKYLGEQGVRPRDLRAVYEAIPLSPGMADLLQFVAKQGACFEVILISDANTFGVESALRAAGHHGLFRRILSNPSGPDARGLLALRPFHTHSCTRCPANMCKHKVLSDYLRERAHDGVHFERLFYVGDGANDFCPMGLLAGGDVAFPRHGYPMHRLIQEAQKAEPSSVRANVVPWETAADVRLHLQQVLKTC from the exons ATGAGCGGGTGCTTCCCAGTTTCTGGCCTCCGATGCCTGTCTAGG GACGGCGGGATGGCCGCGCAGGGCGCGCCTCGCTTCCTCCTGATCTTCGACTTCGATGAGACTATCGTGGACGAAAACAGTGACGACTCAATCGTGCGTGCCGCGCCCGGCCAGCGGCTGCCAGAGAGCCTGCGCGCCACCTACCGCGAGGGCTTCTACAACGAGTACATGCAGCGCGTCTTCAAGTATCTGGGCGAGCAGGGCGTGCGGCCGCGGGACCTGCGCGCAGTGTACGAAGCCATCCCCCTGTCGCCGGGCATGGCCGACTTGCTGCAGTTTGTGGCCAAGCAGGGTGCCTGCTTCGAGGTTATTCTCATCTCGGATGCCAACACCTTCGGCGTCGAGAGCGCGCTGCGCGCCGCCGGCCACCACGGCCTGTTCCGCCGCATCCTCAGCAACCCTTCAGGGCCCGACGCGCGGGGACTGCTGGCACTACGGCCCTTCCACACACACAGCTGCACGCGCTGCCCCGCCAACATGTGCAAGCACAAGGTGCTCAGCGACTACCTGCGCGAGCGGGCTCACGACGGCGTGCACTTCGAGCGCCTCTTCTACGTGGGCGACGGCGCCAACGACTTCTGCCCCATGGGGCTGCTGGCGGGCGGCGACGTGGCCTTCCCTCGCCACGGCTACCCCATGCACCGCCTCATCCAGGAGGCGCAGAAGGCAGAGCCCAGCTCCGTGCGCGCGAATGTGGTGCCCTGGGAAACCGCCGCCGACGTGCGCCTCCACCTGCAACAGGTGCTGAAGACGTGCTGA
- the PHOSPHO1 gene encoding phosphoethanolamine/phosphocholine phosphatase isoform X1, which yields MCQHPWPWPANQPLPGRLPPRLLSLAPSSFSCYSPPCSQDGGMAAQGAPRFLLIFDFDETIVDENSDDSIVRAAPGQRLPESLRATYREGFYNEYMQRVFKYLGEQGVRPRDLRAVYEAIPLSPGMADLLQFVAKQGACFEVILISDANTFGVESALRAAGHHGLFRRILSNPSGPDARGLLALRPFHTHSCTRCPANMCKHKVLSDYLRERAHDGVHFERLFYVGDGANDFCPMGLLAGGDVAFPRHGYPMHRLIQEAQKAEPSSVRANVVPWETAADVRLHLQQFSSTANS from the exons ATGTGCCAGCACCCCTGGCCGTGGCCCGCTAACCAGCCTCTCCCCGGCCGGCTCCCGCCGCGCCTCCTCTCGCttgccccttcctccttctcctgctACTCTCCCCCCTGCTCCCAGGACGGCGGGATGGCCGCGCAGGGCGCGCCTCGCTTCCTCCTGATCTTCGACTTCGATGAGACTATCGTGGACGAAAACAGTGACGACTCAATCGTGCGTGCCGCGCCCGGCCAGCGGCTGCCAGAGAGCCTGCGCGCCACCTACCGCGAGGGCTTCTACAACGAGTACATGCAGCGCGTCTTCAAGTATCTGGGCGAGCAGGGCGTGCGGCCGCGGGACCTGCGCGCAGTGTACGAAGCCATCCCCCTGTCGCCGGGCATGGCCGACTTGCTGCAGTTTGTGGCCAAGCAGGGTGCCTGCTTCGAGGTTATTCTCATCTCGGATGCCAACACCTTCGGCGTCGAGAGCGCGCTGCGCGCCGCCGGCCACCACGGCCTGTTCCGCCGCATCCTCAGCAACCCTTCAGGGCCCGACGCGCGGGGACTGCTGGCACTACGGCCCTTCCACACACACAGCTGCACGCGCTGCCCCGCCAACATGTGCAAGCACAAGGTGCTCAGCGACTACCTGCGCGAGCGGGCTCACGACGGCGTGCACTTCGAGCGCCTCTTCTACGTGGGCGACGGCGCCAACGACTTCTGCCCCATGGGGCTGCTGGCGGGCGGCGACGTGGCCTTCCCTCGCCACGGCTACCCCATGCACCGCCTCATCCAGGAGGCGCAGAAGGCAGAGCCCAGCTCCGTGCGCGCGAATGTGGTGCCCTGGGAAACCGCCGCCGACGTGCGCCTCCACCTGCAACAG TTCAGTTCCACCGCAAACAGTTAA
- the PHOSPHO1 gene encoding phosphoethanolamine/phosphocholine phosphatase isoform X2 has protein sequence MCQHPWPWPANQPLPGRLPPRLLSLAPSSFSCYSPPCSQDGGMAAQGAPRFLLIFDFDETIVDENSDDSIVRAAPGQRLPESLRATYREGFYNEYMQRVFKYLGEQGVRPRDLRAVYEAIPLSPGMADLLQFVAKQGACFEVILISDANTFGVESALRAAGHHGLFRRILSNPSGPDARGLLALRPFHTHSCTRCPANMCKHKVLSDYLRERAHDGVHFERLFYVGDGANDFCPMGLLAGGDVAFPRHGYPMHRLIQEAQKAEPSSVRANVVPWETAADVRLHLQQVLKTC, from the coding sequence ATGTGCCAGCACCCCTGGCCGTGGCCCGCTAACCAGCCTCTCCCCGGCCGGCTCCCGCCGCGCCTCCTCTCGCttgccccttcctccttctcctgctACTCTCCCCCCTGCTCCCAGGACGGCGGGATGGCCGCGCAGGGCGCGCCTCGCTTCCTCCTGATCTTCGACTTCGATGAGACTATCGTGGACGAAAACAGTGACGACTCAATCGTGCGTGCCGCGCCCGGCCAGCGGCTGCCAGAGAGCCTGCGCGCCACCTACCGCGAGGGCTTCTACAACGAGTACATGCAGCGCGTCTTCAAGTATCTGGGCGAGCAGGGCGTGCGGCCGCGGGACCTGCGCGCAGTGTACGAAGCCATCCCCCTGTCGCCGGGCATGGCCGACTTGCTGCAGTTTGTGGCCAAGCAGGGTGCCTGCTTCGAGGTTATTCTCATCTCGGATGCCAACACCTTCGGCGTCGAGAGCGCGCTGCGCGCCGCCGGCCACCACGGCCTGTTCCGCCGCATCCTCAGCAACCCTTCAGGGCCCGACGCGCGGGGACTGCTGGCACTACGGCCCTTCCACACACACAGCTGCACGCGCTGCCCCGCCAACATGTGCAAGCACAAGGTGCTCAGCGACTACCTGCGCGAGCGGGCTCACGACGGCGTGCACTTCGAGCGCCTCTTCTACGTGGGCGACGGCGCCAACGACTTCTGCCCCATGGGGCTGCTGGCGGGCGGCGACGTGGCCTTCCCTCGCCACGGCTACCCCATGCACCGCCTCATCCAGGAGGCGCAGAAGGCAGAGCCCAGCTCCGTGCGCGCGAATGTGGTGCCCTGGGAAACCGCCGCCGACGTGCGCCTCCACCTGCAACAGGTGCTGAAGACGTGCTGA
- the PHOSPHO1 gene encoding phosphoethanolamine/phosphocholine phosphatase isoform X5 encodes MAAQGAPRFLLIFDFDETIVDENSDDSIVRAAPGQRLPESLRATYREGFYNEYMQRVFKYLGEQGVRPRDLRAVYEAIPLSPGMADLLQFVAKQGACFEVILISDANTFGVESALRAAGHHGLFRRILSNPSGPDARGLLALRPFHTHSCTRCPANMCKHKVLSDYLRERAHDGVHFERLFYVGDGANDFCPMGLLAGGDVAFPRHGYPMHRLIQEAQKAEPSSVRANVVPWETAADVRLHLQQFSSTANS; translated from the exons ATGGCCGCGCAGGGCGCGCCTCGCTTCCTCCTGATCTTCGACTTCGATGAGACTATCGTGGACGAAAACAGTGACGACTCAATCGTGCGTGCCGCGCCCGGCCAGCGGCTGCCAGAGAGCCTGCGCGCCACCTACCGCGAGGGCTTCTACAACGAGTACATGCAGCGCGTCTTCAAGTATCTGGGCGAGCAGGGCGTGCGGCCGCGGGACCTGCGCGCAGTGTACGAAGCCATCCCCCTGTCGCCGGGCATGGCCGACTTGCTGCAGTTTGTGGCCAAGCAGGGTGCCTGCTTCGAGGTTATTCTCATCTCGGATGCCAACACCTTCGGCGTCGAGAGCGCGCTGCGCGCCGCCGGCCACCACGGCCTGTTCCGCCGCATCCTCAGCAACCCTTCAGGGCCCGACGCGCGGGGACTGCTGGCACTACGGCCCTTCCACACACACAGCTGCACGCGCTGCCCCGCCAACATGTGCAAGCACAAGGTGCTCAGCGACTACCTGCGCGAGCGGGCTCACGACGGCGTGCACTTCGAGCGCCTCTTCTACGTGGGCGACGGCGCCAACGACTTCTGCCCCATGGGGCTGCTGGCGGGCGGCGACGTGGCCTTCCCTCGCCACGGCTACCCCATGCACCGCCTCATCCAGGAGGCGCAGAAGGCAGAGCCCAGCTCCGTGCGCGCGAATGTGGTGCCCTGGGAAACCGCCGCCGACGTGCGCCTCCACCTGCAACAG TTCAGTTCCACCGCAAACAGTTAA
- the ABI3 gene encoding ABI gene family member 3: MAELQQLQEFDIPTGREALRGNHSALLRVANYCEDNYVQATDKRKAMEETMAFTTQALASVAYQVGNLAGHTLRMLDLQGAALRQVEARVSTLDQMVNMHMEKVARREIGTLATVQRLPPGQKVIAPESLPPLTPYYRRPLNFGCLDDIGHGIKDLSTQLSRTGTLSRKSIKAPATPVSATLGRTPRIPEPVQLPMVPDGKLSAASSASSLASAGSAEGVGGASTSKGQAAPPPPPLPASTTPPPPPAADQIFLLPPPLEELSPPPPGLELPLPLDLPPPLPLDGDELGLPPPPPPGFESDEPSWVPATYLEKVVTLYPYTRQKDNELSFSEGTVICVTRRYSDGWCEGVSSEGSGFFPGNYVEPSC; this comes from the exons ATGGCGGagctgcagcagctgcaggagTTTGACATCCCCACAGGCCGGGAGGCTCTGCGGGGCAACCACAGCGCCCTGCTGCGGGTCGCAAACTACTGCGAGGACAACTATGTGCAG GCCACAGATAAACGGAAGGCGATGGAGGAGACCATGGCTTTCACCACCCAGGCCCTGGCTAGTGTGGCCTACCAGGTGGGCAACCTGGCCGGGCACACTCTGCGCATGCTGGACCTTCAAGGAGCTGCCTTGCGGCAGGTGGAAGCCCGTGTAAGCACTCTGGACCAG ATGGTGAACATGCATATGGAGAAGGTGGCCCGGAGGGAGATTGGAACCTTGGCCACTGTGCAGCGGCTGCCCCCCGGCCAGAAGGTCATCGCACCCGAGAGCCTGCCCCCACTCACGCCCTACTACAGGAGACCCCTCAACTTTGGCTGCCTGGATGACATTGGCCATGGGATTAAG GACCTGAGCACGCAGCTGTCGCGAACTGGGACCCTGTCTCGAAAGAGCATCAAGGCGCCTGCCACACCCGTCTCTGCCACGCTGGG GAGAACCCCCCGGATCCCCGAGCCGGTGCAGCTCCCCATGGTGCCCGACGGcaagctctctgcagcctcatccGCCTCTTCCCTGGCCTCGGCCGG CAGCGCAGAAGGTGTCGGTGGGGCCTCCACGTCCAAGGGGCAGGCagcacctccacccccacctctccccGCCTCCACgaccccaccccctccaccgGCTGCGGACCAGATCTTCCTGCTGCCCCCTCCGCTGGAGGAGCTGTCCCCGCCCCCGCCGG GCCTggagctgcccctgcccctggacctgccccctcctctgcccctggaTGGAGATGAATTGGGACTGCCGCCTCCACCCCCACCAGGCTTTGAGTCAGATGAGCCCAGCTGGGTCCCTGCCACATACTTGGAGAAAG TGGTGACACTGTACCCATACACTCGCCAGAAGGACAACGAACTCTCCTTCTCTGAGGGCACTGTAATCTGCGTAACCCGACGCTACTCCGACGGCTGGTGTGAGGGCGTCAGCTCAGAGGGTTCTGGATTCTTCCCGGGAAACTATGTGGAGCCCAGCTGCTGA
- the GNGT2 gene encoding guanine nucleotide-binding protein G(I)/G(S)/G(O) subunit gamma-T2, whose product MAQELSEKDLLRMEVEQLQKEVKNSRAPISQTGKEIKDYVEAQAGNDPLLKGIPEDKNPFREKGTCMIS is encoded by the exons ATGGCCCAGGAGCTCAGCGAGAAGGACCTGCTGCGGATGGAGGTGGAGCAGCTGCAGAAGGAAGTGAAGAACTCCAGGGCCCCG ATTTCCCAGACTGGAAAGGAAATCAAGGATTATGTGGAGGCCCAAGCAGGAAACGACCCTCTTCTCAAAGGCATCCCTGAGGACAAGAACCCCTTTAGGGAGAAAGGCACCTGCATGATAAGCTGA